From a single Phycisphaerales bacterium genomic region:
- a CDS encoding PAS domain S-box protein → MSDTHNDHGEPFPTPCALLDRQGRILAANEAWSEAVGRHELLTAVGTIFPAVLDQVSSSGRASSGLVSVLDGQTNEFTIDIACGGSSGGRWFRLIASGRRDEQGGASVVVLDITDRRRVEALLKESESRYREIAQAMQNSALCTLDLSGRITTWNADAERITGFHASEIIGRPCAVLFSGQDRAANLPRRALERATADGTFEHTGWRARSDGTRFEAHTLLSGLRDGGGLLKGFLLRTRDLTGHAAAHPAVRTDYQRLLSIIESAMDAIITVDDEQRVVMFNQAASKVFGVSVADAMGSPLDRFIPQRFRSAHAEHVRAFGRTGATNREMGRLGTLSGLHANGEEFPIEASISHAVSDGRRFYTVILRDISEKRRLESQLLQSQKMEGIGRLAGGVAHDFNNLLMGIFNYLTLATRKLEAGHPARAPLEHVKQAAERAASLTRQLLIFARKQVVKPTLLAPGDVVTGIEPMLQRLIGEDIRLRTIVAADAGKVLADGSQLEQVVMNLALNSRDAMPQGGSLTIEVGNIRLDEAYCRNRVGATPGPHVMLAVTDTGTGMTPEVLSRLFEPFFTTKPPGKGTGLGLATCHGIVEQCGGHIAVYSEPGRGTSVKVFLKRQVDPSAEPAPADVHSEAPRGGIETIMLVEDNAMVRDLAVEALRDAGYHVLLAETGLEALRLAAAHPQPIDLLVTDVVMPEMSGVTLAEKLTAERPGLRVIFMSGYTDETIAHHGIEAGSSVFLSKPFMTDTLLVKVREVLDAESPA, encoded by the coding sequence ATGAGCGACACGCACAACGATCACGGCGAACCGTTCCCGACTCCTTGCGCCTTGCTCGACAGGCAGGGTCGCATCCTCGCCGCCAATGAGGCGTGGTCGGAGGCGGTAGGTCGTCACGAACTGCTGACGGCCGTGGGGACGATCTTTCCCGCAGTGCTCGACCAGGTGTCGTCGAGCGGCCGGGCGTCCAGCGGCCTCGTGAGCGTGCTCGACGGGCAAACCAACGAGTTCACCATCGACATCGCGTGCGGCGGCTCGTCGGGCGGCCGCTGGTTTCGGCTCATCGCGTCGGGGCGGCGCGATGAGCAGGGTGGGGCTTCGGTCGTCGTGCTCGACATCACCGATCGCCGCCGCGTTGAAGCGCTGCTCAAGGAGAGCGAATCGCGCTACCGCGAAATCGCGCAAGCCATGCAGAACTCGGCGCTGTGCACGCTCGATCTGTCAGGCCGAATTACAACGTGGAACGCCGACGCCGAACGCATCACCGGCTTTCACGCGAGCGAAATCATCGGCCGGCCGTGCGCGGTCCTCTTCAGCGGGCAGGATCGGGCTGCGAATCTGCCGCGGCGGGCGCTCGAGCGAGCTACCGCTGATGGAACGTTCGAGCACACCGGCTGGCGAGCCCGCTCCGACGGCACGCGCTTCGAGGCGCACACGCTTCTCTCGGGGCTGCGCGATGGCGGTGGACTGCTCAAGGGCTTTCTGCTCCGCACGCGCGATCTCACCGGGCACGCGGCCGCGCATCCCGCGGTGCGCACCGACTACCAGCGCCTGCTTTCCATCATCGAGTCGGCGATGGACGCGATCATCACCGTCGATGACGAGCAGCGCGTCGTCATGTTCAATCAGGCGGCGTCCAAGGTGTTCGGTGTTTCCGTCGCGGATGCGATGGGCTCTCCCCTCGATCGCTTCATCCCGCAGCGCTTCCGCAGCGCGCACGCCGAGCACGTCCGCGCCTTCGGCCGGACCGGCGCGACGAACCGCGAAATGGGCCGGCTGGGCACGCTCAGCGGGCTGCACGCCAACGGCGAGGAGTTTCCGATCGAAGCATCGATCTCCCACGCCGTCTCGGACGGCCGGCGCTTCTACACCGTCATCCTCCGCGACATCTCGGAGAAGCGCCGCCTTGAGAGCCAGTTGCTCCAATCGCAGAAGATGGAAGGCATCGGCCGGCTCGCCGGGGGCGTGGCGCACGACTTCAACAACCTGCTCATGGGCATCTTCAACTACCTCACGCTGGCGACGCGCAAACTCGAAGCCGGTCACCCGGCGCGCGCGCCACTCGAACACGTCAAGCAGGCCGCCGAACGCGCCGCATCGCTCACCCGCCAACTGCTCATCTTCGCGCGCAAGCAGGTCGTCAAACCGACGCTGCTGGCGCCGGGCGATGTCGTCACCGGGATCGAGCCCATGCTCCAGCGGCTCATCGGCGAAGATATCAGACTGCGAACCATCGTCGCGGCCGACGCGGGCAAGGTGCTCGCCGACGGTTCGCAACTCGAGCAGGTCGTGATGAACCTGGCGCTCAACTCGCGCGACGCCATGCCCCAGGGCGGATCGCTGACGATCGAAGTCGGCAACATCCGCCTCGACGAGGCGTACTGCCGCAACCGAGTCGGCGCCACTCCCGGCCCGCACGTCATGCTCGCGGTCACGGACACGGGCACGGGAATGACGCCCGAGGTGCTCAGCCGCCTCTTCGAGCCGTTCTTCACCACCAAGCCGCCGGGCAAGGGAACGGGGCTGGGCCTGGCGACGTGTCACGGCATCGTCGAACAGTGCGGCGGACACATCGCCGTCTACAGCGAGCCCGGCCGGGGCACGAGCGTCAAGGTCTTCCTCAAGCGGCAGGTCGATCCATCAGCCGAGCCCGCGCCGGCGGATGTGCATTCCGAAGCGCCGCGCGGCGGCATCGAAACCATCATGCTCGTCGAAGACAACGCGATGGTGCGCGACCTGGCCGTCGAAGCGTTGCGCGACGCCGGCTATCACGTCCTGCTTGCTGAAACCGGCCTCGAAGCCCTGCGCCTGGCCGCGGCGCACCCCCAGCCGATCGATCTGCTCGTCACCGACGTGGTCATGCCCGAGATGAGCGGCGTGACGCTGGCTGAAAAACTCACCGCCGAACGTCCGGGCCTGCGCGTCATCTTCATGTCCGGCTACACCGACGAAACCATCGCGCACCACGGCATCGAGGCGGGCTCATCCGTCTTTCTCTCCAAGCCGTTCATGACCGACACGCTGCTCGTCAAGGTGCGCGAGGTGCTCGATGCAGAGTCACCGGCGTGA
- a CDS encoding class I SAM-dependent methyltransferase, producing MAHSQPFFAEVQAHYDLSNDFFALFLDPSMTYSCAYFARPGMNLEQAQLAKLDLALNKCDLHPGMRLLDVGCGWGSCARRAADRFDIEVIGLTLSRNQLASARSQQCAGTGRLPGRIDFRLQGWEEFEEPVDRIISIGAFEHFRRERHAAFFERCRDILPGDGRMLLHCIVEVERGHWREPRRHTREDTAFARFIRREIFPGAQLCTAAAVIGGAQRAGFRVTRVQSLQMHYARTLDFWSANLRAAREHAIGVTSERTYNTYDRYLSGCGRYFRIGRMDVVQFTCECA from the coding sequence ATGGCCCACTCGCAGCCCTTTTTCGCGGAGGTCCAGGCCCACTACGACCTGTCCAACGACTTCTTCGCCCTGTTCCTCGATCCATCCATGACCTACTCGTGCGCCTACTTTGCGCGCCCGGGAATGAACCTTGAACAGGCGCAGTTGGCCAAACTCGACCTTGCCCTGAACAAGTGCGATCTGCATCCGGGCATGCGCCTGCTCGACGTCGGCTGCGGGTGGGGCTCGTGCGCGCGGCGCGCCGCGGATCGATTCGACATCGAAGTGATCGGCCTGACGCTCAGCCGCAATCAACTCGCCTCCGCCCGGTCGCAGCAATGCGCCGGGACGGGACGATTGCCCGGGCGCATCGACTTTCGCCTGCAGGGCTGGGAGGAGTTCGAGGAGCCGGTCGATCGCATCATCTCCATCGGCGCGTTCGAGCATTTCCGGCGCGAGAGGCACGCGGCCTTCTTCGAGCGATGCCGCGACATTCTGCCCGGCGACGGCCGCATGCTGCTCCACTGCATCGTCGAGGTGGAGCGCGGGCATTGGCGCGAGCCGCGGCGCCACACGCGCGAAGATACCGCTTTTGCCCGCTTCATCCGCCGCGAGATCTTTCCCGGCGCGCAGTTGTGCACGGCGGCGGCGGTCATCGGCGGCGCCCAGCGCGCGGGCTTTCGCGTCACGCGCGTGCAATCGCTGCAGATGCACTACGCCAGGACGCTCGATTTCTGGTCGGCGAACCTGCGAGCCGCGCGCGAGCACGCCATCGGCGTCACCAGCGAGCGAACGTACAACACCTATGACCGTTATCTCTCCGGGTGCGGCCGGTACTTCCGCATCGGCCGGATGGATGTCGTGCAGTTCACCTGCGAGTGCGCCTGA
- a CDS encoding GNAT family N-acetyltransferase: protein MTLETAPSPNLEDARQRYAFDAVLRDGSVVRLRPIEGDDRPALDEFIESLPGESVEPRLLQLHVADEALLDSLMDVDYADRFTLVAESQGRLIGVGHYRRDPGQPEEAQMAFVINESAQGKGLGTALLDRLAEVARAQHIRSIVGDVLIQNQRMLKMLAASGFEVVSRLAGGMMRVRLDLQPTPVYEQRLHERQAQSAVASVRIFIEPRSVAVIGASRDPGKIGSVVLHNLLRIGYTGRLYPINPQATEIESVPAYPRLIDVPEPIDLAVIAVPIAHVDAVVDDCIAKGVRGILLLTAGYSETGAEGRLRERKLVRKLRTAGIRLIGPNCFGVINTDPKVRLNTSFSPIQPQPGHVGLLTQSGALGQAILDYARGLNLGLSNFVSVGNKADVSGNDLLQYWLHDERTSVILLYLESFGNPRKFSRIARQVARVKPIVCVKSGRSLAGARAASSHTGSLAGSDRAADALFRQCGVIRTNTLEELFDIATLLAHQPLPAGPRVAILTNAGGPAIMAADACEAAGLELPTLDDRTVQTLRSFLPPAASVANPVDMIASADAEQYGKAMKALLDDPHVDSVIVLFVPLHVGSPDRVARAIRDAVPPSCAKPVLATFLSAQGMPPSLSGIPSYRFPEGAVTALARALKFARWRDRPAGEVLEVGDLNQPALRAVIQAAHERGGGWLSPGEVTTLLEAAKIPIARSVTAPDLDAALAAAQAIGYPVVLKAIGPKILHKTEVGGVKLNLADSEALHRAHADLAARLGSQMTAVLVQQSIPKGIEILIGATLDETFGHTIAYGLGGTLVDLLQDVALRLTPVTDNDITDMLEEVRGTKLLRGWRGAPPADEHAVRDILARLSTVLECCPEIEEVDFNPTIVSERGAVVVDARVRIGSGELRRGARPVY, encoded by the coding sequence GTGACTCTCGAGACTGCTCCATCTCCGAATCTTGAAGATGCTCGCCAGCGCTACGCCTTCGACGCCGTCCTGCGCGACGGCTCGGTGGTGCGACTCCGCCCGATCGAAGGAGACGATCGGCCGGCGCTGGATGAGTTCATCGAATCGCTGCCCGGCGAGAGTGTCGAGCCTCGCTTGCTGCAATTGCACGTCGCCGACGAAGCGCTGCTTGACAGCCTCATGGATGTCGACTACGCCGACCGCTTTACGCTCGTGGCCGAGTCGCAGGGGCGGCTCATCGGCGTAGGCCACTATCGGCGCGATCCCGGCCAGCCCGAGGAAGCGCAGATGGCCTTTGTCATCAACGAATCCGCCCAGGGCAAGGGGCTGGGAACGGCCCTGCTCGACCGCCTCGCCGAAGTCGCCCGCGCGCAGCACATCCGCTCGATCGTCGGCGACGTCCTCATTCAGAACCAGCGCATGCTCAAGATGCTCGCCGCGTCGGGCTTTGAAGTGGTCAGCCGGCTCGCGGGCGGGATGATGCGCGTGCGCCTCGACCTGCAGCCCACACCCGTCTACGAGCAGCGGCTGCACGAGCGGCAGGCGCAGTCGGCCGTCGCGTCGGTGCGCATCTTCATCGAGCCGCGCAGCGTCGCGGTCATCGGCGCCAGCCGCGACCCAGGCAAGATCGGCTCGGTGGTACTGCACAATCTGCTGCGCATCGGCTACACCGGCCGGTTGTACCCGATCAATCCGCAGGCCACGGAGATCGAGTCGGTGCCCGCGTATCCCCGGCTCATTGACGTACCTGAGCCCATCGATCTCGCCGTGATTGCCGTTCCCATCGCCCACGTGGACGCCGTCGTGGATGATTGCATCGCCAAGGGTGTGCGCGGCATCCTGCTGCTCACCGCCGGCTACTCGGAGACGGGAGCAGAAGGGCGATTGCGCGAGCGCAAACTGGTGCGCAAACTGCGCACCGCGGGCATCCGCCTCATCGGGCCCAACTGCTTTGGCGTGATCAACACCGATCCCAAGGTCCGGCTTAACACGTCCTTCTCGCCGATCCAGCCTCAGCCCGGCCACGTGGGTCTGCTCACGCAGAGCGGCGCGCTGGGCCAGGCAATTCTCGATTACGCGCGCGGACTCAATCTCGGCCTGTCCAACTTCGTTTCAGTAGGCAACAAGGCCGACGTCTCGGGCAATGACCTGCTGCAGTACTGGCTGCATGACGAGCGCACCAGCGTGATTCTGCTCTACCTCGAGAGTTTCGGCAACCCGCGCAAGTTCAGCCGCATCGCCCGCCAGGTCGCGCGCGTCAAGCCGATCGTCTGCGTCAAGTCCGGCCGCTCGCTGGCCGGGGCGCGGGCGGCCAGTTCACACACCGGTTCGCTCGCCGGAAGCGACCGTGCCGCCGATGCGCTCTTTCGCCAGTGCGGCGTCATCCGCACCAACACGCTCGAAGAACTCTTCGACATCGCCACGCTGCTGGCGCACCAGCCGCTGCCGGCCGGGCCGCGCGTCGCGATACTGACCAACGCCGGCGGGCCGGCCATCATGGCGGCCGACGCGTGCGAAGCCGCGGGGCTCGAACTGCCCACACTTGACGACCGGACGGTGCAGACGCTGCGCTCGTTCCTGCCGCCGGCCGCGAGCGTGGCCAATCCGGTTGACATGATCGCCAGCGCCGACGCCGAGCAATACGGCAAGGCGATGAAGGCGCTGCTCGATGATCCGCACGTGGACAGCGTCATCGTGCTGTTCGTGCCGCTGCACGTCGGTTCGCCCGATCGCGTCGCCCGCGCCATTCGCGACGCGGTCCCGCCTTCGTGCGCCAAGCCGGTGCTCGCCACCTTCCTCAGCGCCCAGGGCATGCCGCCCTCGCTGTCGGGCATTCCGAGTTATCGCTTCCCTGAGGGCGCTGTGACCGCGCTTGCACGCGCACTCAAGTTTGCGCGCTGGCGCGACCGGCCCGCAGGCGAAGTGCTCGAAGTCGGCGACCTCAATCAGCCGGCCCTTCGCGCGGTGATCCAGGCGGCGCACGAGCGCGGCGGAGGCTGGCTCAGCCCGGGCGAGGTGACGACGCTACTCGAGGCGGCGAAGATCCCCATTGCCCGCTCCGTCACCGCGCCAGACCTCGACGCCGCTCTCGCAGCAGCGCAGGCGATCGGCTATCCCGTCGTGCTCAAGGCCATCGGACCGAAGATTCTGCACAAGACCGAAGTCGGCGGCGTCAAACTCAATCTCGCCGACTCAGAAGCGCTGCACCGGGCGCACGCCGATCTGGCCGCGCGACTTGGCTCGCAGATGACGGCCGTGCTCGTTCAGCAGAGCATTCCCAAGGGAATCGAAATCCTCATCGGCGCCACGCTCGACGAAACCTTCGGCCACACCATCGCCTACGGCCTCGGTGGAACGCTCGTCGATCTTCTCCAGGATGTCGCGCTCAGGCTCACGCCGGTCACGGACAACGACATTACCGACATGCTCGAAGAGGTGCGCGGCACGAAGTTGCTCCGCGGCTGGCGCGGCGCTCCACCTGCCGACGAGCACGCCGTCCGCGACATCCTCGCTCGCCTCTCCACGGTGCTCGAATGCTGCCCCGAAATCGAAGAGGTGGACTTCAACCCGACAATCGTCAGCGAGCGCGGCGCGGTGGTCGTCGATGCCCGCGTGCGCATCGGCTCGGGCGAACTCCGCCGCGGCGCCAGGCCGGTCTACTGA
- a CDS encoding VCBS repeat-containing protein: protein MKLSTTGLACILLTASVALAQHPFADDPDWVSTDLRYSTGAALADINGDGLLDLVVANGNDMRRERLAVYYNQGGGAFPGTPDWESSDAEYNGHLDVADVNGDGWIDVAVAVLLPDVASAKVYLNNHGTLSSLPDWYSQQRDASFGCAFGDMNGDGRPDLALASGWMYGGDEYPARVHLNLDGVLSPAPDWESQQTYIYNGCAWDDADGDGWFDLIETGSFSHTAVFRNAGGTLDAEPAWTTLNNPGQDSIMVATGDVTGDGLPELFTTDNIQLSGAGYFRQYDGRESGYYATSCSWSYYDGYGSAVALGDVNLDGRLDLATGAWWDNSRLFYNNGAGLPAAPSWSSRRSSVVEKIVLGDVNPSCGVEQRITDHFDAPQSQPRQFHLSRSQISSVVEVRLDGNPLPPSAYMWNRVRGCVSVDMRLPGSSLEVEFTWSPEIDMAITNWDPSLGNFLYLNRLFADCNGNELPDGCDIAEGRSLDRNGNGVPDECEGPVLGVDASCPQGGAIRVEWTGATPGGQAALLFARNQGSFVVPPQQPCAGTPLGLGANQIQIAYRGSAGADGRRVLNATAPGAACGGYVQLLDLDSCATSNVVRVE, encoded by the coding sequence ATGAAACTCAGCACCACCGGACTCGCTTGCATTCTTCTCACTGCATCCGTCGCTTTGGCGCAGCATCCATTCGCCGACGATCCGGACTGGGTATCGACCGATCTTCGCTACTCGACCGGCGCAGCGCTGGCGGACATCAACGGAGATGGTCTGCTCGATCTGGTCGTCGCCAACGGCAACGACATGCGCCGTGAGCGCCTGGCCGTCTACTACAACCAGGGTGGCGGCGCTTTCCCAGGCACGCCGGACTGGGAGTCGAGCGACGCCGAGTACAACGGCCATCTCGACGTGGCCGACGTAAACGGCGACGGCTGGATCGACGTCGCGGTCGCCGTGCTGCTGCCGGACGTGGCCAGCGCCAAGGTGTATCTCAACAACCACGGCACGCTCTCGAGCCTGCCGGACTGGTACAGCCAGCAACGTGATGCATCGTTCGGCTGCGCCTTTGGCGACATGAATGGCGACGGCCGGCCCGATCTGGCCCTGGCCTCAGGATGGATGTATGGCGGCGACGAGTACCCGGCTCGTGTGCACCTCAACCTCGATGGCGTGCTCTCGCCGGCGCCCGACTGGGAGTCGCAGCAAACTTACATCTACAACGGCTGCGCGTGGGATGACGCCGATGGCGACGGTTGGTTCGATCTCATTGAGACCGGCAGTTTCAGCCACACCGCGGTCTTCCGCAACGCTGGCGGCACGCTCGACGCCGAGCCCGCCTGGACGACGCTCAATAACCCGGGCCAGGATTCGATCATGGTCGCAACCGGCGACGTGACCGGAGACGGCTTGCCCGAACTCTTCACGACGGACAACATCCAACTCAGCGGGGCCGGCTACTTCCGCCAGTACGACGGCCGCGAGAGCGGCTACTACGCCACCTCGTGCTCGTGGTCCTACTACGACGGATACGGCTCTGCCGTTGCGCTGGGCGATGTGAACCTGGACGGCCGCCTCGACTTGGCCACGGGCGCCTGGTGGGATAACTCGAGGCTGTTCTACAACAACGGCGCCGGCCTGCCCGCCGCGCCGTCCTGGTCGAGCCGGCGCAGCAGCGTGGTCGAGAAGATCGTGCTGGGTGACGTGAATCCGTCGTGCGGAGTCGAGCAGCGCATCACCGATCATTTCGACGCGCCGCAATCGCAGCCTCGCCAATTCCACCTGTCGCGCAGCCAGATCAGCAGTGTGGTCGAGGTGCGCCTCGACGGCAACCCGCTGCCGCCGTCGGCGTACATGTGGAATCGCGTGCGCGGCTGCGTGAGCGTCGACATGCGTCTGCCCGGCTCTTCGCTTGAGGTTGAGTTCACCTGGTCGCCGGAAATCGACATGGCGATCACGAACTGGGATCCGAGCCTGGGCAACTTCCTCTATCTGAACCGGCTGTTCGCCGACTGCAACGGAAATGAACTCCCGGATGGCTGTGATATCGCCGAGGGCCGGTCGCTCGATCGCAACGGAAACGGCGTGCCGGATGAGTGCGAAGGGCCGGTGCTGGGTGTTGACGCCTCGTGCCCGCAGGGAGGCGCGATTCGCGTGGAGTGGACCGGCGCGACGCCCGGCGGACAGGCGGCGCTGCTATTCGCCCGCAACCAGGGCTCATTCGTCGTTCCGCCGCAGCAGCCCTGCGCCGGAACGCCGCTTGGATTGGGCGCCAATCAGATTCAGATCGCGTACCGAGGCAGTGCCGGCGCTGATGGCCGCCGCGTTCTCAATGCCACCGCGCCGGGCGCCGCCTGCGGCGGCTACGTGCAACTGCTCGACCTTGACTCCTGCGCGACAAGCAACGTCGTCCGCGTTGAGTGA
- a CDS encoding DUF2267 domain-containing protein, with the protein MTATTAHDVFSATVHKSEEWIHELQRDLDCDPQQAYAALRGTLHALRDRLPADQAVQLAAQLPMLIRGLFYEGWKPAATPTRIHRQSELCEQVCVRAGRVFDMPVEQVIEAVFKLLNRHVSAGEICGVISNLPQELQRCWPD; encoded by the coding sequence ATGACCGCAACCACTGCCCATGACGTATTCTCCGCCACCGTACACAAGAGCGAGGAGTGGATTCACGAACTCCAGCGCGACCTCGACTGCGATCCGCAGCAGGCGTACGCGGCTTTGCGGGGCACGTTGCATGCGCTGCGCGACCGGCTGCCGGCTGATCAGGCGGTGCAACTGGCGGCGCAGTTGCCGATGCTGATCCGCGGCCTGTTCTACGAAGGCTGGAAGCCGGCCGCCACGCCCACGCGCATTCACCGGCAAAGCGAGTTGTGCGAGCAGGTGTGTGTCCGCGCCGGCCGCGTGTTCGACATGCCCGTCGAACAGGTGATCGAGGCCGTGTTCAAGCTGCTCAACCGGCACGTGAGCGCCGGCGAGATCTGTGGTGTGATCAGCAATCTGCCGCAGGAACTGCAGCGGTGCTGGCCGGATTGA
- a CDS encoding CBS domain-containing protein: MTRIRMGTTAREIMSTDPVCAAPSMTLRQVSRLLVENDISGAPVVDESGRMVGVISKTDLVRRLAEGGMAVAPAFFFESLEESGEDIGEAVPATEILVEECMAEEPITVKPEATAQEIARLMCDAGVHRVVVIDGEGFPEGIITTLDLLGVLAAPAEAKHR, translated from the coding sequence ATGACCAGAATCCGCATGGGAACTACGGCTCGCGAGATCATGTCAACTGATCCGGTGTGCGCCGCGCCTTCGATGACGCTTCGGCAGGTGTCGCGCCTGCTGGTCGAGAACGACATCTCCGGCGCGCCCGTGGTCGATGAGTCAGGTCGGATGGTGGGGGTGATTTCCAAGACGGACTTGGTTCGCCGCCTGGCCGAGGGCGGCATGGCCGTCGCTCCGGCGTTCTTCTTCGAGTCGCTCGAAGAGTCGGGCGAGGACATCGGAGAGGCCGTGCCCGCGACGGAGATTCTCGTCGAGGAGTGCATGGCGGAGGAGCCGATCACGGTCAAGCCGGAGGCCACGGCACAGGAGATCGCCCGCCTCATGTGCGACGCCGGAGTGCACCGGGTTGTGGTCATCGACGGCGAGGGCTTTCCTGAAGGGATCATCACGACGCTCGATCTCCTCGGCGTGCTTGCCGCCCCGGCTGAAGCGAAGCACCGCTGA
- a CDS encoding CDP-alcohol phosphatidyltransferase family protein has product MPRHEPLTSGPGVRDADGRRRAGWLTWPNLLTCSRIVGSVVLFILAGLGQETLFFWLLGVMLFTDWLDGRLAILLDQCSVIGARLDSIADALMYSSLLFAVAMLRPEFAQRNSILIAVMMTSYAVSVFAALFRFGRLPAYHTWAAKMCWVFILGAAITIFARGPDWPAWLAMSVVILTNIEETLITMALPAWRADVRSIFTIRRRSARGRTSPAAGVGPAG; this is encoded by the coding sequence ATGCCCCGGCACGAGCCGCTCACTTCCGGCCCCGGTGTTCGCGACGCCGACGGACGGCGCCGTGCCGGGTGGCTCACCTGGCCGAACCTGCTCACTTGCTCACGCATTGTCGGCTCTGTCGTGCTGTTTATTCTCGCTGGACTTGGCCAGGAGACTCTCTTCTTCTGGTTGCTGGGTGTGATGCTCTTCACCGACTGGCTCGACGGCCGCCTGGCGATCCTGCTCGACCAGTGCTCGGTGATCGGCGCCCGCCTCGACAGCATCGCCGATGCGCTCATGTATTCGTCGCTGCTCTTTGCCGTGGCGATGCTCCGCCCGGAGTTTGCCCAGCGGAACTCAATTCTGATTGCGGTGATGATGACCAGTTACGCGGTTTCGGTCTTTGCCGCGCTCTTCCGCTTCGGGCGCCTGCCGGCGTACCACACCTGGGCGGCCAAGATGTGCTGGGTGTTCATCCTCGGCGCCGCCATCACCATCTTCGCGCGCGGCCCGGACTGGCCGGCGTGGTTGGCGATGAGCGTGGTCATCCTCACCAACATTGAAGAGACGCTCATCACGATGGCCCTGCCGGCCTGGCGCGCCGACGTGCGATCGATCTTCACCATCCGGCGTCGATCGGCTCGCGGGCGCACCTCGCCGGCGGCGGGCGTCGGGCCCGCCGGGTAG
- a CDS encoding sugar ABC transporter ATP-binding protein → MPVASHPPFTAAALFEMEGISKSFGGQRVLREVSFDLHCGEVHVLAGENGAGKSTLMRILGGALRADAGRIDVAGRPASLRSPRDAAAHGVAIIHQELSLVGSMSIADNLFLGREPSTAGWLRRAGSLERSRALLARVGLHVDPRRTVDSLAISTQQLVEIAKALALDARIIVMDEPTSALSEPEVRHLFTRIADLKGAGCGVIYITHRLEEIYAIADRISVLRDGRLIATRRAADLPAGELVRLMVGRSMSEQAPRRAAANGDVRLRVSHCTVRGARPGLPPVVRDVSLQVHRGEILGLVGLEGSGVSELLWTIFGAFADRGTARVEIDGRPACIHSPRAAIAAGLALVTNDRKRTGLVPAMDIIANSTLATLPRLSPAGWIDRAAEAQQARESARQLNLSAASLRQRVATLSGGNQQKVVLARWMGADPSILLLDDPTRGVDVGAKHEIYLLMNRWSEQGRSIVFSSSEWLELLQVSHRIMVMHRGRVAASFEGGRAGPAELLRAAMGSTADA, encoded by the coding sequence ATGCCCGTTGCGTCGCATCCTCCATTCACCGCTGCCGCACTGTTCGAAATGGAGGGCATCAGCAAGTCATTCGGCGGACAGCGGGTGCTGCGCGAGGTCAGTTTCGACCTGCACTGCGGCGAAGTCCACGTTCTGGCGGGCGAGAACGGCGCCGGCAAGAGCACGCTGATGCGCATACTCGGCGGCGCTCTGCGCGCCGATGCAGGCCGGATCGACGTCGCGGGCCGCCCGGCATCGCTGCGCAGTCCGCGCGACGCGGCTGCGCACGGCGTCGCCATCATCCACCAGGAACTCTCGCTCGTCGGGTCCATGTCCATCGCCGACAATCTCTTCCTCGGCCGTGAACCATCAACCGCGGGCTGGCTTCGTCGAGCCGGCTCGCTGGAGCGCAGCCGCGCATTGCTCGCGCGCGTGGGGCTGCACGTTGACCCCCGCCGCACGGTGGACAGCCTGGCCATCTCAACGCAACAACTCGTCGAGATCGCCAAGGCTCTGGCGCTCGATGCCCGCATCATCGTCATGGATGAACCGACCAGTGCGCTCAGCGAGCCCGAGGTGCGCCACCTTTTCACCCGGATTGCCGATCTGAAGGGCGCCGGCTGCGGCGTCATCTACATCACCCACCGTCTCGAAGAGATTTACGCCATCGCCGATCGCATCTCGGTGCTGCGCGACGGCCGGCTCATCGCCACGCGCCGCGCCGCGGACCTCCCGGCCGGCGAACTCGTGCGCCTCATGGTCGGGCGCTCGATGAGCGAGCAGGCGCCGCGGCGCGCCGCGGCCAACGGCGATGTGCGCCTGCGCGTAAGCCACTGCACCGTCCGCGGGGCTCGGCCCGGCCTGCCGCCCGTCGTCCGCGACGTGTCACTGCAGGTCCATCGCGGCGAGATCCTGGGGCTGGTCGGTCTCGAAGGCTCGGGCGTGAGCGAACTGCTCTGGACCATCTTCGGCGCGTTCGCCGATCGCGGCACCGCCCGCGTCGAAATCGACGGCCGGCCCGCGTGCATCCACTCGCCTCGCGCCGCCATCGCCGCCGGCCTCGCCCTCGTCACCAACGACCGCAAGCGCACGGGGCTGGTGCCGGCGATGGACATCATCGCCAATTCCACTCTGGCGACGCTGCCGAGGCTAAGCCCGGCGGGCTGGATCGATCGCGCTGCCGAGGCGCAGCAGGCGCGCGAATCGGCGCGGCAACTCAATCTATCAGCCGCGTCGCTGCGCCAGCGCGTCGCGACGCTCTCGGGCGGAAATCAGCAGAAGGTCGTTCTCGCTCGCTGGATGGGCGCCGATCCGAGCATCCTGCTGCTTGATGATCCGACGCGCGGCGTGGACGTCGGCGCCAAGCACGAGATCTACCTGCTCATGAACCGATGGAGCGAGCAAGGCCGGAGCATCGTCTTCAGTTCGTCGGAGTGGCTCGAATTGCTCCAGGTAAGCCACCGCATTATGGTGATGCATCGCGGCCGCGTCGCCGCGTCGTTCGAAGGCGGCCGGGCCGGGCCCGCCGAACTGCTCCGCGCCGCGATGGGTTCAACTGCCGATGCCTGA